One Salvelinus sp. IW2-2015 linkage group LG35, ASM291031v2, whole genome shotgun sequence DNA segment encodes these proteins:
- the LOC111958762 gene encoding neurexophilin-1 has protein sequence MKSEGLPRGMKSTCWCAVLLSLISMVTSAHSSASGSSDVLKSERPKSRAKDLWTTDTSKDLSISRXLSQXFBDKNLSGLDXNYDKLEPYSKQELWDWLHNTSSLHDPRSRSKRRPIVKTGKFKKMFGWGEFHSNIKTVKXNLLITGKIVDHGNGTFSVYFRHNATGQGNVSVGLVPPTKAVEFQLQQSTVLXPKDTXLFNCRVEYEKVEKGTRKSLCSHDPSQSCPQEQTQSHVSWLCSKPFKVICIYISFYSTDYKLVQKVCPDYNYHSDTPYLPTG, from the coding sequence GTTACAAGCGCCCATTCATCTGCTTCTGGAAGTTCAGACGTTCTGAAGTCAGAGAGACCAAAGTCAAGAGCTAAGGACCTCTGGACAACAGACACCAGCAAGGACTTATCCATCAGTCGRCMGCTCTCCCAGASCTTTRATGACAAGAACCTGTCTGGCCTGGATRTGAACTATGACAAGTTGGAACCGTACTCTAAACAGGAGCTCTGGGACTGGCTCCACAACACCTCTAGCCTTCATGACCCCCGCTCCCGATCCAAGAGGAGACCCATCGTCAAGACAGGAAAGTTCAAGAAGATGTTCGGCTGGGGCGARTTCCACTCCAACATCAAGACAGTGAAGRTCAACCTGCTGATCACCGGGAAGATCGTAGACCACGGCAACGGCACGTTCAGCGTCTACTTCCGCCACAACGCMACGGGCCAGGGCAACGTGTCGGTGGGMCTGGTGCCGCCCACKAAGGCCGTGGAGTTCCAGCTGCAGCAGTCGACYGTCCTCYAGCCCAAAGACACCAYGCTGTTCAACTGCAGGGTGGAGTACGAGAAGGTGGAGAAGGGCACCAGGAAGTCGCTGTGTTCCCACGACCCCTCGCAGAGCTGCCCTCAGGAGCAGACCCAGAGCCATGTGTCRTGGCTGTGCTCCAAGCCCTTCAAAGTCATCTGCATCTACATCTCCTTCTACAGCACCGACTACAAGCTGGTGCAGAAAGTGTGTCCYGATTACAACTACCACAGCGATACTCCCTACCTCCCCACCGGGTGA